The Streptomyces sp. NL15-2K genome contains a region encoding:
- a CDS encoding alpha/beta hydrolase, producing MNRMDRMKQITRHAPVLAASALLLGLTGPLAASSSAAAPSAPSTPSTPSLKWTKCEGNGLDPRQRCASIEVPMDYAEPDGRTIDLVISRIPSANPDARRGALLMIPGGPGGSSLKDPSEKGQKLPEGVRDAYDLVGFAPRGNAPSSTVSCGLATGDLATTTLRPWPAPDGSVAQNMASARRMANACAHSGNPLLRHISTVDNARDVDRIRAALGERKLSIWGVSYGTYVGAVYSQLFPFRTDRVVLDSNDDPDPTRVNRAWLAAHEQGVEDTFPDFAAWAAAPGNPYRLAGSAADVRPLFLRLAERLDRDPIPWPGANPEELNGNVLRQNLLNTLYEPDNYPVLAKLILAAQDGTVPTAPAAPPEAALQNGAAVGAATLCNDVAWPRSAAVYQKEVAESRAEYPLTAGMPRNAMVCAAWPYAPKQAPVHITDSGPSDILLVQNERDPATPLSGALKLREALGDRAVMVTVNSTGHDSYLANGNACGDRTVSRFLATGERPDEDVYCE from the coding sequence ATGAACCGTATGGACCGTATGAAGCAGATCACGCGCCACGCCCCCGTCCTCGCAGCCTCCGCCCTCCTCCTCGGTCTCACCGGCCCGTTGGCCGCATCCTCCTCCGCCGCCGCACCCTCGGCCCCCTCCACCCCTTCCACCCCCTCCCTCAAGTGGACGAAATGCGAGGGCAACGGGCTCGATCCGCGGCAGCGGTGCGCGAGCATCGAGGTGCCGATGGACTACGCGGAGCCGGACGGCAGGACGATCGACCTCGTCATTTCCCGTATCCCCAGCGCGAATCCGGACGCCCGCCGCGGGGCGCTGCTGATGATTCCGGGCGGGCCGGGCGGCTCCAGCCTCAAGGACCCGTCGGAGAAGGGGCAGAAGTTACCCGAGGGCGTGCGGGACGCCTACGACCTGGTCGGGTTCGCGCCCCGCGGGAACGCCCCCTCCAGCACCGTCAGCTGCGGCCTCGCCACCGGTGACCTCGCCACGACCACGCTGCGGCCGTGGCCCGCCCCGGACGGCTCGGTCGCCCAGAACATGGCCTCCGCGCGCCGGATGGCGAACGCCTGCGCCCACAGCGGCAACCCACTGCTCCGGCACATCAGCACGGTCGACAACGCCCGCGACGTCGACCGCATCCGGGCCGCCCTCGGCGAGCGCAAGCTCTCCATCTGGGGCGTCTCGTACGGCACGTACGTCGGCGCGGTCTACAGCCAGCTGTTCCCGTTCCGCACCGACCGCGTCGTACTGGACAGCAACGACGACCCCGACCCCACCCGGGTCAACCGAGCCTGGCTCGCCGCGCACGAGCAGGGCGTCGAGGACACCTTCCCCGACTTCGCGGCCTGGGCGGCGGCGCCCGGCAACCCGTACCGGCTGGCCGGGTCGGCGGCGGACGTACGGCCGCTGTTCCTGCGCCTGGCCGAGCGGCTGGACCGGGATCCGATCCCGTGGCCCGGCGCCAACCCCGAGGAGCTGAACGGCAATGTGCTGCGCCAGAACCTGCTGAACACCCTCTACGAACCCGACAACTACCCCGTCCTGGCCAAGCTGATCCTCGCCGCGCAGGACGGCACCGTACCGACCGCGCCGGCCGCCCCGCCGGAGGCCGCGCTGCAGAACGGCGCCGCGGTCGGCGCCGCCACGCTGTGCAATGACGTCGCCTGGCCCAGGTCGGCCGCCGTGTACCAGAAGGAGGTGGCCGAGAGCCGGGCCGAGTACCCGCTGACCGCGGGCATGCCGCGCAACGCGATGGTCTGTGCCGCCTGGCCGTACGCGCCGAAGCAGGCCCCCGTCCACATCACCGACAGCGGCCCGTCCGACATCCTGCTCGTGCAGAACGAGCGCGACCCTGCCACCCCGCTCAGCGGTGCCCTCAAGCTCCGGGAGGCCCTCGGTGACCGTGCCGTCATGGTCACCGTGAACTCCACCGGCCACGACTCCTACCTCGCCAACGGCAACGCCTGCGGCGACCGGACCGTCTCCCGCTTCCTGGCGACGGGAGAGCGGCCGGACGAGGACGTCTATTGCGAGTGA